The genomic stretch CTGCGGGCGAGCGGTCCCTTCGCGATCGACCTCATGGACGGGGCCACAAACGGGACGCGGTTCCTATGCTACGTCACCGGCACGCTCGTGCCCGCGCTCAAACCAGGTGACACGGTCGTCATGGACAACCTCGCGGCCCACAAGGTGACCGGCGTCCGGCAGGCCATCAAAGCGGCGGGGGCGAAGCTGCTCTACCTTCCGGCCTACAGCCCGGACTTCAACCCGATCGAGCAAGCCTTCGCAAAGCTGAAGGCCCTGCTGCGCACCGCGGCGGCCCGCACTGTCCCCGACCTGTGGGCTGCCATCCGCGACGCCTTCACGCGCTTCAGACCCGATGAGTGCCGAAACTATCTCGCTGCAGCAGGCTACGATGCCTATGACCCAACCTGAGCGGCAACAGCTCTAGGCGCTGCACCGAACCCAGAAAATAAGGAATTCAACTGTGAGATGGCTCCGTTTAGGTATGCCTCAAGCGAACCGTTTCGGCGTGAGTCTACCATACCGGCGCTTGACAAACCAAAACAGACTTTTCATAGTAGACCACCTTAAATGGAGCGGTGGTCCATGTTCGTGCGCGCTTACCTCCGAGCCTCGACCGCCGAGCAGGATGCGCATCGCGCCCGGGCCTGCCTCGATGCCTTTGCGGAGGACCACGGTCTGGCCATCGCGACTCGCTACGTCGAGAACGAGAACGGGGCGAAGCTGGCGCGGCCGGAGCTGTTCCGCCTGCTGGCCGACTGCCATCCCGGCGACGTGCTCCTGATCGAGCAGGTCGACCGGCTGTCGCGCCTCACCGAGCCCGACTGGCGCCAGCTGCGGGCCGAGATCGAAGCCAAGCAGCTCCGCATCGTCGCCCTCGACCTGCCGACGTCGTGGACCGTCACCGCCCCGGCCGACCACTTCACGGCCCGCATGCTAGCCGCCGTGAACGCCATGCTGCTCGACGTCCTGGCCGCGGTCGCGCGCAAGGACTACGAGGACCGCCGCCGGCGGCACACCGAGGGTACCGCCAAGGCGAAGGCGGCCGGCACCTACAAGGGCCGGCGCGAGAATGCGGCCCGAAACGAGGGCATCGCCACCATGCTGCGGACTGGCTCATCCTGGCAGCAGATCCAGGACACCTTCCGCTGCAGCAAGGGCACGATCGCGAAGGTGAGGAAGCGCCTGAACGCCACCATGGAGGACCGGCCTGCCGCCGATGTGTCGCACAATTCCTAAGTTCTGCGACACCGCCCCGAGCCGGGTCCGCGTCGAGGACGGGAGGCGTCGCAGATGTCTGCCGCCGATGCCGTTCGCGTAACCTCTGCATATGGAACCACCTTTCAGGATGTGGCGCCTGACGCTGCCCGGGCGGCGTCAACCGGACCAGGGGCGGCCTGTTCGCCCCGCAAGGCCGGTACTGGCGGGGTTGACAGGGCTCGTCATCGGCAGGTTCCCGCTTCCCGCATCGGAGGTGCACAGGTGTGACCGCAACAAACCGCAGCATTTCGTAGCGATCCGAAGCGTTTCGCGACGTCCCGGCACCTTCAGTGCGTAAGGTGTGACCTCCCCTCCCTTGTGGCCTTTCAGTGGCCCTCGGTGGCCTCTTGTGGCCCTGATCAAGGAAGCCTTACCCGTGGCTTGAAATCGGTCGCCGCGGAAGCAAGCAGCTCGATGCGACAGGACTACCCCTCTTCTTGGTAAGCCGCCCCTGTTCAGGATGGAGTGGCTGAAACCGGCACCCTGGCGAGTTCCCGGTAGAGCGTCGCTGGATGGCACTTCAGGATGACGCGCGCCACCTCGCGTGCGCTCTTACCCTCGTCGATCAGCCGCCGCCCGAGTGAGACCTGCTCCGGCGTCAGCGCCGCGGGACGCCCGAAGCGCACGCCGCGATCTTGAGCGGCCTTCCGTCCCGAGCTGGTCCGCTCGCCAATCAAGGAACGCTCGAACTCGGCAA from Lichenibacterium dinghuense encodes the following:
- a CDS encoding recombinase family protein, with the translated sequence MFVRAYLRASTAEQDAHRARACLDAFAEDHGLAIATRYVENENGAKLARPELFRLLADCHPGDVLLIEQVDRLSRLTEPDWRQLRAEIEAKQLRIVALDLPTSWTVTAPADHFTARMLAAVNAMLLDVLAAVARKDYEDRRRRHTEGTAKAKAAGTYKGRRENAARNEGIATMLRTGSSWQQIQDTFRCSKGTIAKVRKRLNATMEDRPAADVSHNS